The Chloroherpetonaceae bacterium genome window below encodes:
- a CDS encoding phosphoglucomutase/phosphomannomutase family protein, producing the protein MNIKFGTSGWREIIAEKFTYSNLFYVLKAISKYVKEEQLDSKGLVIGRDTRFLGEDFTRFAAEVLASDGIPVFLCNRDTPTPVISYEIRRRGAGGGINFTASHNPPEYQGLKFSTSDGAPALPEITKKIETYFSQIYASEKDKSLPSFQTFLELEKAGKILLIDPNPTYIGRLKEIIDTDVLRGSGLKIVYDAMYGTARGYTDQFLLDLGLDVERLHDSRDVYFGGRPPEPSEKNIPELIARVKERGAAGEFILGLANDGDADRYAAIDQKGQYIQANQLLAILFHYALRHKPQWKGCVVRTLATTHLIDAIAKKENVKLYDVPVGFKYIGEIMMREPMIVGGEESNGLSVYEHIPEKDGVLACLLFAEITARMKKPLSEYLSDIYAEYGYYSTVRENFKLTEEKKNTLLAKLQSQTPESLSGIKVQRVDKRDGVKMICEDESWLLVRFSGTEPVVRLYAESRTDERTKMILDEAKSWMN; encoded by the coding sequence ATGAATATCAAATTTGGAACCTCCGGTTGGAGAGAAATCATTGCAGAAAAGTTCACCTATTCAAACTTGTTTTATGTTTTGAAAGCGATTTCGAAATATGTGAAAGAAGAACAGTTGGATTCGAAAGGCCTTGTCATTGGAAGGGATACACGATTTCTTGGAGAAGATTTCACCCGATTTGCCGCGGAGGTTTTAGCAAGTGACGGGATTCCTGTTTTTCTATGCAATCGCGATACCCCAACCCCAGTAATTAGCTATGAAATCAGACGAAGAGGGGCGGGCGGCGGAATCAATTTCACGGCTTCGCATAATCCGCCGGAGTATCAGGGGTTGAAGTTTTCAACCTCAGATGGTGCCCCAGCGCTTCCAGAAATCACCAAAAAAATTGAAACATATTTTAGTCAGATTTATGCATCTGAAAAAGATAAATCACTCCCATCATTTCAAACATTTCTTGAGCTCGAAAAGGCTGGTAAAATTCTACTCATTGATCCAAACCCCACATATATTGGAAGGTTAAAGGAGATCATCGATACTGATGTTTTGAGGGGTTCAGGATTAAAAATTGTTTACGATGCAATGTATGGCACAGCTCGTGGCTACACCGATCAGTTTTTGCTTGATTTAGGTCTTGATGTTGAGCGATTGCATGATTCGCGCGATGTTTACTTTGGTGGTCGCCCTCCCGAGCCTTCGGAAAAAAATATTCCTGAATTGATTGCTCGTGTAAAGGAACGCGGAGCCGCCGGGGAATTCATTCTTGGGCTTGCCAATGATGGTGATGCTGATCGCTACGCAGCAATTGATCAAAAAGGGCAGTACATTCAAGCCAACCAATTGCTCGCCATACTTTTTCATTATGCACTTCGCCACAAACCTCAGTGGAAAGGCTGTGTCGTACGAACTCTTGCAACCACACACTTAATTGATGCAATTGCAAAAAAGGAAAATGTGAAACTCTATGATGTTCCGGTTGGGTTTAAGTATATCGGAGAAATTATGATGCGTGAACCGATGATTGTGGGCGGTGAAGAATCGAATGGATTATCCGTTTATGAACATATTCCTGAAAAAGACGGGGTTCTCGCTTGTTTGCTTTTTGCCGAAATCACAGCGAGGATGAAAAAGCCACTCTCTGAATACCTTTCCGATATTTATGCTGAGTATGGCTATTATTCAACTGTGAGAGAAAACTTTAAACTAACAGAGGAGAAGAAAAACACATTGCTCGCGAAACTTCAATCGCAAACACCCGAATCTCTTTCGGGGATAAAGGTTCAGCGGGTTGATAAACGAGACGGTGTTAAAATGATTTGTGAAGATGAAAGTTGGCTTCTTGTTCGATTCAGCGGGACAGAGCCTGTTGTCAGACTTTATGCGGAATCAAGAACAGATGAAAGAACCAAAATGATTTTAGATGAAGCAAAATCTTGGATGAATTAA
- a CDS encoding YbaB/EbfC family nucleoid-associated protein, which translates to MIKDMASMMKQMQKMQEKMEVVQAELEKKIVIGESGGGMVKVKANGKQRLLEFEIEPDLLKPEEREMLEDLLVAAANQALENAARLAQEEIGKITGGMLGEMGAGGLGDLLPKF; encoded by the coding sequence GTGATAAAAGATATGGCTTCGATGATGAAGCAAATGCAGAAAATGCAAGAGAAAATGGAAGTTGTTCAAGCTGAGCTTGAAAAGAAAATTGTTATTGGGGAATCGGGCGGAGGAATGGTTAAAGTGAAAGCCAATGGCAAACAACGGCTTTTAGAATTTGAAATTGAACCTGATTTACTAAAACCAGAAGAGCGTGAAATGCTTGAAGATTTATTGGTGGCTGCTGCCAATCAAGCACTCGAAAATGCGGCTCGATTGGCTCAGGAAGAAATTGGAAAAATTACCGGCGGGATGCTTGGTGAAATGGGCGCTGGAGGATTAGGCGATTTACTCCCAAAATTTTAA
- the ppdK gene encoding pyruvate, phosphate dikinase yields MVAVKKASKKKPISTPVNKSSALGKKSSSVGKRKLSQPLSKGNTASKQRKVSLSKLIYNFGEGKADGQAKLKNLLGGKGANLAEMARIGLPVPSGFTITTEVCTYFSHNNHTYPASFFSKELPAAIQLLEKRTGKKFGSVKNPLLVSVRSGARASMPGMMDTVLNLGLNDETTEGLARLTGNDRFAWDCYRRFIQMYGDVVMGMKPLSKKEHNPFEAAIDEKKLQRGIKSDVEMNTDDLKDLVARFKRIIRERAGKDFPTNPMDQLKGAISAVFGSWNNERAIVYRKLNNIPHEWGTACNVQAMAFGNLGESSGTGVAFTRDPSTGENIFYGEYLMNAQGEDVVSGARTPLKISELQKQNPLIYGQLEKIRKTLEKHFRDMNDIEFTIEDGKLFMLQCRVGKRTGFAAIKIAMDMKDEKLITEKEALLRIEPEQLNQLLRPIFDSNEKKEAVTKGRFMAKGLNAGPGAASGKVYFHASDAEEAAKRGERVVLVRLETSPEDIRGMAAAEGILTARGGMTSHAALVARQMGKVCVAGCGELEISYEHSVMTVQNKAFRIKEGDFISIDGTTGEIFEGEIKTKPSEVLQVLFAKTLKPEDSEIFRMYERLMKWADRYRTLKIRTNADQPDQALTALAFGAEGIGLCRTEHMFFGGDRIDEVRRMIMAQNEEERRAALKNILPYQRVDFYGIFKAMNGYAVTIRLLDPPLHEFLPHTEKDQRLLGEKLHKPYEMVKARVESLAEFNPMLGFRGCRLGILYPEITEMQVRALLEAACNAKKDGFKVYPEIMVPLVGDTKEFSLQAEIIHRVAQQVFEEKGHSVDYIVGTMIEVPRAALLSGEIAKVADFYSFGTNDLTQMTLGLSRDDAGRFLPAYLEKEIYPRDPFQAIDRVGVGRLMKLACEDGRAVKPKLKLGICGEHGGETSSVEFCHQLGLDYVSCSPFRVPIARFAAARATILNEK; encoded by the coding sequence ATGGTTGCCGTCAAGAAAGCATCGAAAAAAAAACCAATTTCAACACCCGTAAACAAATCCTCAGCGCTCGGTAAAAAATCATCCTCAGTCGGAAAACGAAAATTATCTCAACCACTTTCAAAGGGAAATACGGCGTCAAAGCAAAGAAAAGTATCTCTCTCCAAATTGATTTATAATTTTGGAGAAGGGAAAGCTGATGGTCAAGCAAAGTTAAAAAATCTTTTAGGTGGCAAAGGTGCAAATCTAGCTGAAATGGCAAGAATCGGGTTGCCCGTTCCTTCGGGTTTTACAATCACAACCGAAGTCTGTACCTATTTTTCTCACAATAATCATACCTATCCGGCCTCGTTCTTTTCGAAAGAATTACCCGCGGCCATTCAATTACTTGAAAAGAGAACCGGAAAGAAATTCGGTTCGGTAAAAAATCCACTCTTGGTATCAGTTCGCTCTGGGGCGAGAGCTTCAATGCCCGGAATGATGGATACCGTTCTGAATCTTGGTCTTAATGATGAAACAACTGAAGGCTTGGCAAGACTTACCGGAAACGACCGTTTCGCTTGGGATTGTTATCGTCGCTTTATTCAAATGTATGGCGATGTAGTAATGGGCATGAAACCCCTTTCCAAAAAGGAACACAATCCTTTCGAAGCAGCCATTGATGAAAAGAAACTACAACGCGGAATAAAGTCGGATGTTGAAATGAATACCGATGATTTAAAGGATCTTGTTGCTCGCTTTAAACGCATTATTCGAGAAAGAGCTGGTAAAGATTTTCCAACCAACCCGATGGATCAATTAAAGGGTGCGATAAGCGCTGTATTTGGAAGTTGGAACAACGAACGTGCCATTGTTTACCGCAAACTTAATAATATTCCTCATGAATGGGGAACTGCTTGTAATGTTCAAGCGATGGCCTTTGGCAATTTAGGCGAAAGCAGTGGAACCGGCGTTGCTTTTACACGCGACCCTTCAACCGGTGAGAACATCTTTTACGGGGAATATCTTATGAATGCGCAAGGTGAAGATGTTGTCTCCGGTGCAAGAACCCCGTTAAAAATCTCTGAGCTTCAAAAGCAAAACCCGCTTATTTACGGTCAATTAGAAAAAATTCGCAAAACGCTTGAAAAGCATTTTAGAGACATGAATGACATTGAGTTTACCATAGAAGATGGAAAGCTCTTTATGCTTCAATGCCGCGTTGGAAAGCGAACAGGGTTTGCTGCTATTAAGATTGCGATGGATATGAAGGATGAAAAGCTCATCACAGAAAAGGAAGCTTTACTTCGCATCGAACCTGAACAGCTGAATCAATTACTTCGCCCGATATTTGATTCGAATGAGAAAAAGGAGGCTGTAACTAAAGGTCGCTTTATGGCAAAAGGCTTAAATGCCGGTCCGGGGGCTGCTTCAGGAAAAGTATATTTCCACGCTTCCGATGCCGAAGAAGCGGCAAAGCGCGGCGAGCGAGTGGTTCTTGTTCGATTAGAAACATCCCCTGAAGATATTCGCGGGATGGCTGCGGCAGAAGGAATTTTAACTGCCCGTGGTGGGATGACATCACATGCGGCGCTTGTCGCTCGTCAGATGGGGAAGGTGTGCGTCGCAGGCTGCGGTGAGCTCGAAATCAGCTATGAGCATAGTGTAATGACCGTGCAGAATAAAGCATTCAGAATTAAAGAGGGCGACTTTATCTCGATTGATGGAACAACAGGGGAAATATTTGAAGGTGAAATTAAAACCAAGCCTTCAGAAGTCCTTCAAGTTCTTTTTGCTAAAACATTGAAACCAGAGGATTCTGAAATTTTCCGAATGTATGAACGCCTAATGAAATGGGCCGATCGTTACCGAACTTTGAAGATTCGAACCAATGCGGACCAGCCCGACCAAGCCCTTACCGCGCTTGCATTCGGGGCAGAGGGAATTGGACTTTGCAGAACCGAGCACATGTTTTTTGGCGGAGATCGGATTGATGAAGTCAGGCGTATGATTATGGCTCAAAATGAAGAAGAAAGACGAGCCGCGTTAAAAAACATTTTGCCCTATCAACGCGTGGATTTCTACGGAATTTTCAAAGCGATGAATGGCTATGCAGTAACCATTCGACTCTTGGATCCGCCACTTCATGAATTTTTACCGCATACCGAAAAAGATCAAAGGCTTTTGGGAGAAAAACTTCACAAGCCTTATGAAATGGTGAAAGCGCGGGTGGAGTCTTTAGCCGAGTTTAATCCGATGCTTGGCTTTCGCGGATGCAGGTTAGGAATTCTTTATCCTGAAATAACCGAGATGCAAGTTCGGGCGTTGCTTGAAGCGGCTTGCAATGCGAAGAAAGATGGTTTCAAGGTGTATCCAGAAATAATGGTTCCTTTAGTTGGTGATACAAAGGAATTTTCTTTACAAGCAGAAATCATTCACCGAGTTGCACAGCAGGTATTTGAAGAAAAAGGGCATAGTGTGGATTACATCGTTGGCACAATGATCGAAGTACCGCGAGCCGCCTTGCTTTCAGGGGAGATAGCGAAAGTAGCTGATTTCTATAGCTTTGGCACCAACGACTTAACTCAAATGACACTCGGCCTTTCTCGTGATGACGCGGGTCGCTTTTTACCTGCCTATCTTGAAAAAGAAATATATCCTCGCGATCCCTTTCAGGCCATTGACCGTGTGGGTGTAGGAAGGCTCATGAAACTTGCTTGCGAAGATGGTCGTGCGGTAAAACCTAAATTAAAACTTGGGATTTGCGGAGAGCACGGTGGAGAAACATCAAGCGTTGAATTCTGTCATCAACTTGGACTCGATTATGTATCGTGCAGCCCATTTCGAGTGCCTATTGCGCGGTTTGCAGCGGCAAGAGCAACAATTCTGAATGAGAAGTAA
- a CDS encoding GWxTD domain-containing protein, with amino-acid sequence MNFSFFSLTPILKVVFTSCFLLFSGACLAQQMGGIRAASEPPLEFDYDVYSFSGDRGESMLSIYTRIPFTKLSFIKNEDLFFARFETNVTILDENERIVMERQKIDTIKTPFYEQTQSNQLTQPNLFSFISAVGDFDLLIQIRDIESGRNYKNRRKISVKNFNASYPIISSLMPALLLTDSSSRVRLIPSLNTLMQKGREPLQFYYEIYSPKKQSLNLSYTFFQKGRVPKEYKKFTRLVEIDRGRNKCLDTLFSTDFESGDYELILFTASGENEIQDASKLSFTVRLVGVSYAIKDLTKAIDQLRYIASGSDLDSLRDAPNNDVRVKRFNEFWKRFDPTPDTPENELMNEYYARIEFANQKFSNQGEGWRTDMGFIFVKYGQPDFVERQPQTMNNLNTEIWEYYQHRRRFIFVDRTGFNDYRLLFPEPDSRTYIR; translated from the coding sequence GTGAACTTTAGTTTCTTTTCTCTCACCCCAATTCTAAAGGTTGTCTTTACCTCTTGCTTTTTATTGTTTTCAGGAGCTTGCTTAGCCCAACAAATGGGGGGGATTCGGGCAGCCTCGGAACCGCCCTTAGAATTCGATTATGATGTTTATTCTTTTTCTGGAGATCGAGGCGAAAGCATGCTGTCGATTTATACTCGAATTCCGTTTACCAAACTCTCCTTCATTAAAAATGAGGATTTATTTTTTGCTCGGTTTGAAACCAACGTTACGATTCTTGATGAAAACGAGCGAATCGTAATGGAGCGCCAAAAAATCGATACTATCAAAACACCTTTTTATGAACAAACGCAATCCAATCAACTTACTCAACCAAATCTTTTTTCCTTCATTTCAGCGGTAGGCGATTTCGATCTGCTTATTCAAATTCGCGATATTGAAAGCGGACGAAACTATAAAAATCGGCGAAAGATCAGCGTCAAAAATTTCAATGCTTCCTATCCGATTATTTCATCCTTGATGCCGGCACTTCTCCTTACAGATTCTTCCTCTCGCGTGCGATTGATTCCAAGTTTAAACACTTTAATGCAGAAAGGAAGAGAACCACTTCAATTTTATTATGAAATCTACTCACCGAAAAAACAATCGTTGAATTTGAGTTATACTTTCTTTCAAAAGGGGCGAGTTCCAAAGGAATACAAAAAGTTTACACGTCTCGTGGAAATTGATCGAGGGAGAAATAAGTGTTTAGATACGCTCTTTTCAACGGATTTTGAAAGCGGCGACTACGAATTAATTTTATTTACGGCTTCTGGAGAGAATGAAATTCAAGATGCATCAAAGCTTTCTTTTACCGTGAGGCTGGTGGGAGTTTCGTATGCCATTAAAGACCTTACAAAAGCAATTGATCAACTCCGGTATATCGCCTCAGGGAGCGATCTCGATAGCCTCCGCGACGCACCAAATAACGATGTTCGTGTTAAGCGATTTAATGAATTTTGGAAACGCTTCGACCCAACCCCCGATACCCCCGAAAATGAATTGATGAATGAATATTATGCGCGAATCGAATTCGCCAACCAAAAGTTTTCAAACCAAGGTGAAGGTTGGAGAACCGATATGGGGTTTATTTTTGTGAAATATGGTCAACCGGATTTTGTAGAGCGGCAACCTCAAACAATGAATAACCTCAATACCGAAATTTGGGAATATTATCAACATCGAAGAAGGTTTATTTTTGTTGATCGAACCGGGTTTAATGACTACCGACTGCTTTTCCCTGAACCAGATTCAAGAACTTATATTCGCTAA
- a CDS encoding FtsX-like permease family protein — translation MISFFRALLNSWTWKTAFRDSRTHRVRLLLFTTSIMLGSAALIAITSLRSNLTDSVQNQAKSLLGADLLIEFRQKPSEENLKTIDSLSGIAGVKHAEQTEFSAMAIDLKSGTSRLSQIRALKGAFPFYGSLETEPLGASQLIDNDRFALVDESLLLQFGISIGDSIQLGEARFKIHAVLKEIPGEAAVAALIGPRIYISSKWLNETELIQIGSRVGYKHFFQYPPEHNMKAEKEALQPKFERRTTSLATAEERQVAIGNALENLYRFLNLSGFIALLLGSIGIGSAINVYIQQKLTTVATLRCLGASAAQAFSIYLIQGSVMGLIGAAGGALIGFGIQYLLPKLLADFFPIKTAFSISLTAIFQGAMISFAVSFLFSLLPLVSLRKVSPLFSIRAAYENEGISVGRDWARWFLYVAIVLSVFLFSLYQITSPKVPPMTAVFFTIAIFAAFGVIAAFAKLVMWLLRRFFPKSLPFIFKQGLSNLYRPNNQTLILMVALGLGTFFITTLLITQGTLLKTVSLSGGNGQPNLVLFDVQTDQKDSVFSILKASNAPLFQATPVVTVRINSVKGKKLTDYPKDSIPSAYFWEFRATYRDTLTESEQLLSGAMPNEIRRDSSHQGTLPTISIVEFLAKDLKVSLGDTFIFDVQGVRIPVQVGSIRSVEFRRLQPVFSMVFQSNLLEEAPQTFAIVTRAETASESTTLQKAVVGAFPNISLLDLSVVLNVLSSILDKISLVIRFMALLSIFTGLFVLSGAVVTSRYQRMRESVLLRTLGASERQVILILLVEYFSLGFIASMIGVGLSLGGSYFLAIEFFETTLSFDFVSLLSIVFGITGLAVLIGWLQSSSAYKASPLEMLRSV, via the coding sequence ATGATTTCTTTTTTTCGTGCACTCTTAAATTCGTGGACTTGGAAAACGGCATTTCGCGATAGCCGAACCCATCGGGTTAGGCTGCTTCTTTTCACAACTTCCATCATGCTTGGCAGTGCTGCATTGATTGCCATTACTTCACTTCGCAGCAACTTGACGGACTCGGTTCAGAATCAAGCAAAATCATTGCTTGGTGCCGACTTGCTTATTGAATTTCGGCAAAAGCCGAGCGAAGAAAATCTAAAGACGATTGATTCTCTATCCGGAATAGCGGGAGTCAAACATGCTGAGCAAACTGAATTTTCTGCAATGGCTATTGACCTAAAAAGCGGCACATCACGACTCTCTCAAATTAGGGCATTAAAGGGAGCGTTTCCATTTTATGGTTCGCTTGAAACAGAACCGCTCGGTGCATCTCAACTCATTGATAACGATCGCTTTGCTTTGGTTGATGAATCACTTCTTTTACAATTTGGAATCAGTATAGGCGATTCGATTCAATTGGGGGAAGCTCGTTTCAAGATTCATGCGGTTCTTAAAGAGATTCCGGGTGAGGCTGCTGTTGCGGCGTTAATTGGACCAAGAATCTATATTTCTTCAAAGTGGCTTAACGAAACAGAATTGATTCAAATTGGCAGCCGTGTCGGGTATAAGCATTTCTTTCAGTACCCGCCGGAGCATAACATGAAAGCGGAAAAAGAGGCTTTACAACCTAAGTTTGAACGCAGAACAACAAGCCTTGCTACTGCCGAAGAGCGGCAGGTTGCCATAGGAAATGCACTTGAAAATCTTTATCGATTTCTCAACCTTTCTGGTTTTATTGCATTGCTTTTGGGCTCGATTGGAATTGGAAGTGCAATAAATGTTTACATACAACAAAAACTCACTACCGTGGCAACGCTACGCTGTCTTGGTGCTTCAGCTGCGCAAGCGTTCAGCATCTATTTGATTCAAGGGTCGGTGATGGGGCTCATTGGAGCGGCAGGTGGTGCATTGATTGGGTTCGGAATTCAATACCTTTTACCGAAACTTTTGGCAGATTTTTTCCCGATAAAAACGGCATTTTCAATCTCATTAACGGCCATTTTTCAAGGGGCAATGATCAGTTTTGCGGTTTCTTTTCTTTTTTCATTGCTACCGCTTGTTTCTCTAAGGAAAGTCTCTCCCCTCTTTTCTATTCGTGCAGCTTATGAGAATGAAGGTATTTCTGTAGGGCGCGATTGGGCGCGCTGGTTTTTGTATGTGGCGATCGTGCTCTCGGTTTTTTTGTTTTCACTTTATCAAATTACTTCACCCAAGGTCCCTCCAATGACAGCGGTTTTTTTCACGATTGCAATTTTTGCTGCCTTTGGGGTTATCGCTGCTTTTGCAAAATTGGTGATGTGGCTTTTGAGAAGATTTTTTCCAAAATCTTTGCCCTTTATTTTTAAGCAAGGGTTATCGAACCTATATCGCCCCAACAACCAAACCCTGATTTTAATGGTTGCACTTGGGCTGGGAACATTTTTTATCACCACATTACTTATTACCCAAGGAACCTTATTAAAAACAGTTTCACTTTCTGGAGGTAACGGTCAACCCAATTTGGTGCTCTTTGATGTTCAAACCGATCAAAAGGATAGTGTATTTTCAATTCTAAAAGCGTCGAACGCGCCGCTATTTCAAGCGACACCGGTCGTAACGGTTCGCATAAATTCAGTTAAAGGAAAAAAACTCACCGATTATCCGAAGGATTCAATTCCTTCCGCTTACTTTTGGGAATTTCGTGCGACATACCGCGATACCCTCACAGAATCGGAACAACTTCTTTCAGGCGCAATGCCCAACGAAATCCGCCGCGATTCAAGTCATCAAGGCACACTTCCGACCATTTCAATAGTAGAATTTTTAGCAAAGGATTTAAAGGTTTCGCTTGGGGATACTTTTATTTTTGATGTGCAAGGCGTTCGGATTCCGGTTCAGGTTGGAAGCATTCGAAGTGTTGAGTTTCGCAGACTACAACCCGTCTTCTCGATGGTTTTTCAATCAAACCTACTTGAAGAGGCACCTCAAACTTTTGCCATTGTCACTCGAGCTGAAACAGCTTCGGAATCCACAACGCTTCAAAAAGCCGTTGTGGGTGCCTTTCCAAATATTTCGTTACTCGATTTATCGGTTGTTCTTAATGTACTCAGCTCGATTTTAGATAAAATTTCGCTTGTCATTCGTTTTATGGCACTTCTTTCCATCTTTACAGGTCTTTTTGTTTTATCAGGCGCAGTGGTGACAAGCCGATATCAACGGATGCGGGAAAGCGTTTTGCTGAGAACACTTGGCGCTTCGGAGCGACAAGTCATATTGATTCTATTGGTCGAATACTTTTCATTGGGTTTTATTGCCTCGATGATTGGAGTGGGACTCTCATTAGGTGGAAGTTACTTTTTAGCCATCGAATTTTTTGAAACCACTCTTTCATTCGACTTTGTTTCACTTCTTTCAATTGTATTTGGGATCACCGGTCTTGCAGTACTTATCGGCTGGCTTCAAAGTAGCAGTGCCTATAAAGCTTCTCCGCTTGAAATGCTCAGATCCGTCTAA
- a CDS encoding ABC transporter ATP-binding protein: protein MNTLLSLQGVRKVYQTASGPLTVLDTVNFSIEAGESVAIVGPSGSGKTTLLGLAAGLDRVTEGSIELCGSKLELLDEDGRGLVRNRFVGFVFQNFQLVPTLTALENVTVPLELRGERNVEPFAKELLTRVGLQERFHHYPLQLSGGEQQRVAIARAFINRPQILFADEPTGNLDTETGEKITDLLFDLNKTSGTTLVLVTHNHELASLTSRIMRIKAGKMISDEMTARAKAVEPVNPIGENL from the coding sequence ATGAACACACTTCTTTCTCTTCAAGGAGTCCGCAAAGTTTATCAAACCGCGAGCGGGCCTTTGACTGTATTGGATACGGTAAACTTTTCGATTGAAGCCGGCGAAAGCGTTGCTATCGTTGGGCCTTCTGGCAGTGGTAAAACCACATTGCTTGGATTGGCCGCAGGGCTCGACCGTGTTACGGAGGGCTCGATTGAACTTTGTGGATCAAAGCTTGAACTGCTTGATGAAGACGGGCGGGGATTGGTTCGAAACCGATTTGTAGGGTTCGTTTTCCAAAATTTTCAACTCGTACCCACCCTAACCGCACTCGAAAATGTTACCGTGCCACTTGAACTTCGTGGCGAACGAAATGTTGAGCCATTTGCAAAAGAGTTATTAACACGTGTTGGACTTCAAGAGCGCTTTCATCACTATCCTCTTCAACTCTCGGGTGGTGAGCAGCAACGTGTTGCTATTGCTCGCGCTTTTATCAATCGGCCGCAAATCCTTTTTGCTGATGAACCCACAGGAAATTTAGATACAGAAACGGGTGAAAAAATTACCGATCTCCTTTTTGATTTGAATAAAACTTCCGGTACAACCCTTGTCCTTGTAACCCATAATCATGAGCTTGCTTCACTTACTTCACGAATTATGCGAATCAAAGCCGGTAAAATGATTTCAGATGAAATGACGGCTCGTGCAAAAGCGGTAGAGCCCGTCAACCCGATTGGAGAGAACCTATGA